TGAGCGGGCATGTCCAACAACGTAGTTGATATATTAATTAAAATGTCCGTCTATACTATAATGTTAATTGTGTCCTCCTTCAATATGCCACTATAAATTTACAGTTGTCCTATagccctttccttgccattcgtgaaatctggaacaggagcgtctttaggtcgatcaattagtgtggatcccgcctcaccacgcctccatgtcattctagatcaggctagcaattctagctgggactcccagttctagctccttttgtttagcgtgtcagagactgggagaagatgattggcactccctggctcctttggatgtacagctgtccagatccctagaacataccctccattctgacgagttatcagtgcgtagggtgcttactagattcttgccagccagtacagttcaagctacacacagcaccgctcaactattctctaccccattatctagctaaatctggtccaactagacagcagacacagctagttaattcagtaaagccaggggtagccctacttctacggttgttcagtacccacggtaacagttcctctgggctgggctaactagttgagccacgcctcccaattctcaaggctaggtacatgtctctgtctagctgcttcttcagcttcttgctcagttttgtggcttagagaaaggccagctactcagggggaagagtccagatgaaagtctggcagccaggtgacgtccaaacggtcagttattctttccaccaactttttaatctagtctagtcctgcttgcactgctactactactactactgctactcttcctactactactgctgctactcttcctagctagtcaaaggtttctttttttttttttttttttttttataactacatatgcacaaagagacatcaaagcttacatcaaaggacacagatttttagcctacttgactgataaggcggttacctagactacagtttgtttgtcagggaggagctcacatacaacttcatctaattcatcataaccattccttacccattgttgtaatttctacaacataTTGCCAAGGAAAGGGATAGGGGCAtgcgtgaagaatgtcacgctCCCACAATGTTAACGTGCTAACAACTTGCGTGCCACCACTCACGCATGtactatttctgttgctatatAGCCTCGAGTATAAAATACATTTCTGACAGGGTCTGGGATCAAAGCTGaataaacacccacacattatgTAGTTATagtggtttgttctaattgtaTTCCAACCTTCCCGGGCCTTTTTCATCCGAGCCCTTCCTTATAGATgaaaaagggagtggtttcaagTCAATGCAAATATATATGAGAGTGTCATTGTAAAACTAACAAAGCTTATATAATTTGCcattgtatgtagaacttctcatttgtatgtagaactttcaTCGtatagaacttcaccatgcaaataagagtatcaTTTATATGTAGAACTTTCATCAtatagaacttcaccatgcaaataagagtatcatttatatgtagaacttcaccatgcaaagaagagtatcatttgtatgtagaaaatcaccatgcaaataagagagagcgtgtcatttgtatgtagaacttcactatgcaaatgagagtatcatttgtatgtagattatcaccatgcaaatgagagtatcatttgtatgtagaacttcaccatgcaaacaagagagagcgtgtcatgatcatttgtatgtagaacttcaccatgcaaatgagagtatcatttgtatgtagaacttcaccatgcaaataagagagagctcgttatttgtatgtagaacttcactatgcaaatgattttagtactaaataaaaagagctggaagttttggcactgatcaccccccataCCATCTATGCATGAGTATTATGCCATAATactctagttgggcggagtccaaccaactgcgtagttggttggactccgcccaactaataATACTCATGCATAGATGGCGGAACTATAGAGTACagacatagcctcgattccaggccgcatggTATTGACTATGTGACCAATCTATGATGTGACCATAGAATAGAAACAATGTGCTCTAGTCTATTATCTATGATGTGACTACAGATCACAAAAATATGACAGGCTTGAATAGAAGGACAATATATACGTAGACATTTTGTGGTAGTCTAGTAATCAGCtgtatgattattattataaggaAAAGAGATTCTCAGTACATCAAGTGTGCGTATATATAGCGGAACCATAATACTCATAGATGGCGGAACTATAGAGTACATATACACGAATTGACACATCATGGTCGCGAATTACAACAATTCATAATTCTTAATTAATGGCCCGTGTCCTCTTTTCCCAGATGGCAGACAATAGTCGGAAGTGCTTGAAATTTTGCTTGTTTGGGTTTCCTTCTCAAATGCTTCTTTTCCAGCAATTTAGCCGGCCTGGATAGACTTGTATGTATAGTCACACTATAGACCTTCTTCATGAGGGTCTAATGGTATAAAGGCAGCAAGATCGAAGTGTTGCACTATCAAAATAAGCAGCCAAATGAATTGTttcaaataataattataattctctAGATATAAAAGGGGATCTAGTGTGCGTACAAACAGATAACTACAACGGTGCATGTAAGAAGAGGAAAAAAATCACATGTTGCGATAGTTTTTATAGAAGTATTCTTTAATGTTTCTAACTATGTCCTCTCTTGTCAGCTTGTGAGCAATGTCTATAAGTGCTTGAAACGTTACCTCCTCAGGTTTTATTCTTCCCCAACTCAATAAACCATAATGTACTGCACTTTGTGTAGTATGTGAATGTTTTTTATTCACTACATCTGACACAACAGCAGCGCTGAGTggtaacaaaccaacaagAAGGTCAACATTGTCGAAATAAGAAGCCAAAGAAACCAGGTCGTGTGGTGGTATTTCAGACTCCATACTTAGCTCTAGGACTGAACTTTTCTTTTCTTCAATTGTGCAGAGCTCAAGACCAGAAACACCTACAGAAATTGTAAAATCAACCGGCGTGCGCCCACGCGCCAATGTAGAATTGTATTCAATGGCTCTCATACCAATCATATCGTTATTACACCACATTTTATGTATTCACTTGCATATATCTATTACAGTATGACACATAACAGTGGGCTTACTTACTAGCAAGATCTGGACAAGCAAATTGAGTTACATCAGCTCCAACTGGCATTGAGGAGCTCTCAGCTGAAATGAAAAGAAAAGGTAGTTTACAGTTGTATAGAGTAAAAAGGTACATTTATACATACACAGTGACGCTTATATGGAAGACCATGACTTACGTTTGCCTTTCATAGACGGTTGTGCACTTGAGCTCACTCTATTCAGTGACAAACTACTAGTTTCGAGGTGGAGTGCAGCAAATGATCCAGTTCTTGTCTTTGGATAGTGCAGGGCGTACGTTTTGCTCACACTGCATAAATGCGAGTGAATAGAATCAACTCTTTCCTCGATCAATTGATGGAGGGTGCTAACCAGTGCTTGAAGTTCCTCCTCCATTTCTTTAATAGCAGCAGTTTTTTCTTTCTCAAGTCTTACAGCTTCAGCCTCATTCACAGCATTTCGTGCATGAAGCTCTGCATTTTCACCTTTAAGTTCTCGGATTTGTTGTTGACATGACTCAAACTTTTGCTCAGCTTTTGCCAATTGATTTTTTGGATCATTCAATTTTCTCAGATTAGGTTGTTTCATTCTCAAGCGAGTTTTCTCGTGATTTTTGGTGTCCATTTCACTCACTCCCTTTCGTATTTCCCACTCCAGCATTCCTCGAAGAAATTTGTTCTCACGCTTCGTTTCATCCAACTCATTTCTTAATGATTCCAAGTCATTTTTTAATGATTCAACCTCCTTTTCCTGTAAGTGTAGTTGGAGTTGCAAGTCCTCATTTCTTTTTTTTAGATGCTGTTCGACGTTACACAGTTCATTGTCTATAGTTTGATTCTTCCGCAGGAGATAGTCGGTCATTTTAGGATTTTTACTCACAGATGCAGTTTTTCTGAGTATTCTCTCATTTTCCTGGCATATATCACTGTAAAACGCAGGCTGCACTTGTTCCACTCGTACAAAGGACTTGGCAGGGGAATTGCTCATTGCATTTAGTGATGGCAGATCAATGCCGTCCAGGTCGACAAGAACATCGTCTGAAGCTTTGACGGGTACGAAATCATCACCTTCTGAAGAGCTGGAAAGTGATTGGTTTTCAAATAGGACACCATTGCTGGCTCCTTCGACATTAATGGGTTTCAAAGTTTTGCACGAATTGTCAACAGAAAAAGCATGGAACAGAGTTTCAATATGATCATCGGAAGCAGAATGGGGAAATGAAAAACTAACCTCATCCCCAATGCCAGACTCGGTAGATTGATGTTGATGTTGTTGTTCAGCCAACTCAAGTTTTGGAGCCTCATCAGGAGGTCTTGATCTGCCCTCAGCCTCAGGGTTGCTTGTACTGGTACTGGTAGAACTTTCAAAACTACTGCTTGACGCTTCTGCCATTGCTCTCCCTCTTTTGATGCAGCGACTTAACTTAACTTAACTTCGAGGAATGAACGTTATAAAACAAAAGTCTTCTTCAGAATCACCATGAATGAATGTAGACACTACAAAGTTTTTACTCGGCTGGGCAAGAAAGTAAACAAACAATTGTGgagaagggggaggggctcttTTTGCACAGTTGGGCGTCGCCGCCCTCGATTGTTGTACAGAAGAAGAGCGGCGACGCCCGTATATCAGATATTATTCTAATGATCTTTTCCAACCCAGTGTGTGCTTCAAGTTGAAAAGTATTGTTGAGCTTGAGGATGCCTCGGGAGATCATAACAATACAGCTGGGACAATGTGGGAACCAGAGCACCACTGACTCTGACGCTCCCTGCACCTTTCACTTGAAGTGCCCATGCTACAAATTTAATGTAAGTCTAATTAGTTAGTAAGTCTTGTCTGTTCTAATAGCTATGGAATTATATTCCTCTCCTCCAGTTGGTATGGAGTTCTGGAAGCAGCTGTGTGCAGAGCATGCCATCAGTCCAGGTGAGTAGTGGGTGATCagtagtctcgcgagcagaagTTGGGgggagggaacgtctggtcaatattgcagcaattccgtgGCACTGAGGGATGTAGTCAATTTTGTTAATCAACCACAGTCCCATTCAACGTCGCTCTACGACacagaccataattatgtcgcTCCTTGATCCTCTGGACACAGAATTGAACTTGAGAAAGATCCATCGAAATAAcagcttgctagctagctagctagctcatcgTACACTCTTAGAAGCAAACGGAAGCAAACAGTAGCAGAGGGATTTTGTAAGAAGACTCACAAACACATCTTTACCTCCCAGAAAGTTTCTAATAGCTGCCTCTTGATTTGGTCTGAGCTCTTTGTAGCCTAGCTCCTTAGTGGCTACTTCTAGCGCAACACTAACTTgctctaaaataataattaatcacTTATTATCAACTTATAATGATAGTGCCATGGAATTTCTGCAACAGTGACCAGACGGTCCCTCTATAGGactatggaacgccgtttgcgacaaaattcaggcagaatctgataggcgtgtgcatccaatataaaatcgatttttgaagatcgatttttaataatcgattttttacagttgattttcgatttacacgtgaacaatctttgacaatcgatctgataatcgatttttgacaatcgattattgaaattcgatttttgataatcgatttttaaaAATCGATTACAAAAATCGCAATTGATtgatactagcctcgaatccaggccgattaaaatggattcaaggctacagttaggccgcccttgaaactcagaacatgcacaaactccttctctgcggcctggaatcaaagcttggcttggttagctatctcacatgataGACTATAACACAAAAGCGAAACATTATTGTTGTTTGGAACCATTAAAAAGGAGGACCATAAGTCACagtaaaaatcattaattttagaactgTTCAGTTGGTGCTATCTTATTTAGTTTCTTCGTGCACCCATTTTTGTATGCTTTCTCgccagcactgttttatttggcattcttgtgtgtgcttagagaAAGAGCTGAGAAAGAGTTTGGTGATTCCAGATAGAATAGAAGTCATGAATAGTGGC
The Halichondria panicea chromosome 14, odHalPani1.1, whole genome shotgun sequence DNA segment above includes these coding regions:
- the LOC135347359 gene encoding uncharacterized protein LOC135347359; this encodes MAEASSSSFESSTSTSTSNPEAEGRSRPPDEAPKLELAEQQHQHQSTESGIGDEVSFSFPHSASDDHIETLFHAFSVDNSCKTLKPINVEGASNGVLFENQSLSSSSEGDDFVPVKASDDVLVDLDGIDLPSLNAMSNSPAKSFVRVEQVQPAFYSDICQENERILRKTASVSKNPKMTDYLLRKNQTIDNELCNVEQHLKKRNEDLQLQLHLQEKEVESLKNDLESLRNELDETKRENKFLRGMLEWEIRKGVSEMDTKNHEKTRLRMKQPNLRKLNDPKNQLAKAEQKFESCQQQIRELKGENAELHARNAVNEAEAVRLEKEKTAAIKEMEEELQALVSTLHQLIEERVDSIHSHLCSVSKTYALHYPKTRTGSFAALHLETSSLSLNRVSSSAQPSMKGKPESSSMPVGADVTQFACPDLASVSGLELCTIEEKKSSVLELSMESEIPPHDLVSLASYFDNVDLLVGLLPLSAAVVSDVVNKKHSHTTQSAVHYGLLSWGRIKPEEVTFQALIDIAHKLTREDIVRNIKEYFYKNYRNM